A genomic segment from Salvia splendens isolate huo1 chromosome 13, SspV2, whole genome shotgun sequence encodes:
- the LOC121761753 gene encoding receptor-like protein 52: protein MKIAYLFSIYLSLLTLCLCPCPSRAATSEAEGLMRWKFSLSSSASLESWSVNNISNHCRWIGIRCNDEGSVSGIDLSGAGLVGTLDLFHFTALLNLTTFNLSGNYLNGSIPPALGNLTSLTLFDLSHNLFSGAIPPEIGRLTELRYLSFYNNLMVGEIPYQIGNLRKVRFLDLGYNYFESPDWSRFPTFPFLTHLNLYYNELTSEFPHFITTCLNLTFLDLSLNTFTGQIPESLFTNLVKLEYLNLRTNGFRGPVSPNITNLSKLKDLRLTDNLLSGNILDSVSLIPGLQILELYNNSFIGEIPPSIGLLTNLQSLELRMNKFNSSIPRELGQCNKLTYLDLSQNSLSGPLPPSLSNLGNLSDLVLSENSLTGEILPSFITSWRKLILLVIEDNEFSGRIPSEIGLLTNLEYLYLSNNSFSGSIPPEIGNIQNLETLDLSTNNFSGTIPSTIGNLSNLATLDLSSNKLNGSIPSIIGNLSNLGFLYLSSNKLNGELPSSICSLSSLAYLLLSNNTLEGRLPQCFGNFSRSLIIFHLNMNHLSGLIPSTFSKNCSLISINLGNNKFHGQLPKSLVNCRSLEGLDVGNNRIQDEFPFWMERLRKLRVLVLRSNKFGGNMSLPSRTKFPFPRLQVFDVSHNEFLGSLPQTYINNFIAMIEPVEIDYDEFLRYVEMRLNLKGRDQLIKRLLNTFTTIDLSSNRFFGNIPASIGNLKVLKYLNLSHNSLTGHIPSSLGNLSELESLDLSTNKLDGEIPSELARLTFLAKLNLSINNLVGQIPRSNQFSTFENDSYMGNLGLCGLPLTRKCKEDDRELMQFAEEEGEDEYEFIDGFGWRCVVMGYGSGFVVGIGIGYMIIRSGRPRWLVEFFFGIGYTYKTKKRRKRVALTRRGI, encoded by the exons ATGAAAATAGCATACCTTTTTTCTATATATCTTTCTCTACTAACACTGTGTCTATGTCCGTGCCCTTCAAGAGCAGCCACAAGTGAAGCAGAGGGTTTGATGAGATGGAAATTCAGCCTATCATCTTCTGCTTCTCTCGAGTCTTGGTCCGTCAACAACATCAGCAACCACTGCAGATGGATTGGCATTCGCTGCAACGATGAGGGATCTGTCTCTGGGATTGATCTCTCCGGTGCAGGTCTTGTAGGGACATTGGACCTGTTCCATTTCACTGCATTGCTGAATCTCACCACTTTCAACCTCAGTGGGAATTATCTCAACGGCTCCATACCACCTGCTCTTGGCAACCTCACAAGCCTCACTCTCTTCGACCTCTCCCACAATCTGTTTTCCGGTGCCATTCCACCAGAGATCGGCCGCTTGACAGAGCTTCGATACTTGAGCTTCTACAACAACCTTATGGTTGGAGAAATCCCATATCAGATTGGCAATCTGAGGAAAGTGCGCTTCTTGGATTTGGGCTATAATTACTTTGAATCTCCCGACTGGTCTAGATTTCCCACTTTCCCTTTCCTCACTCACCTTAATCTCTATTACAATGAACTCACCTCAGAATTCCCACACTTCATAACCACATGTCTCAACCTTACTTTCCTTGATTTGTCTCTAAACACCTTCACAGGCCAAATTCCTGAATCATTGTTCACCAATTTGGTCAAACTTGAATATCTCAACCTCAGGACCAATGGTTTCCGAGGCCCCGTGTCACCAAATATCACTAACCTCTCCAAGTTGAAGGATCTTCGCCTCACCGACAACCTCTTGTCTGGCAACATTCTTGATTCAGTAAGCCTTATTCCCGGCCTGCAAATTCTGGAGTTGTACAATAATTCATTTATAGGAGAAATCCCTCCTTCTATAGGCCTACTCACGAATCTCCAAAGTCTAGAGCTTCGAATGAACAAATTCAATTCCTCCATTCCCCGAGAGCTCGGCCAGTGTAACAAGCTGACCTACTTAGATTTATCCCAGAATTCACTCTCGGGGCCATTGCCGCCATCCTTATCAAATCTGGGCAATTTATCTGATTTGGTACTATCTGAGAATAGCCTAACTGGTGAAATATTGCCCTCTTTCATCACGAGTTGGAGAAAACTAATCTTGTTAGTAATTGAAGACAATGAATTTAGTGGGAGAATTCCATCAGAAATAGGATTGCTCACAAACCTCGAGTATCTGTATCTCTCTAATAACTCGTTTTCAGGCAGCATCCCACCAGAGATAGGAAACATACAAAATTTGGAGACGCTGGACCTTTCAACCAATAACTTTTCAG GTACAATTCCATCCACTATCGGAAATCTTTCAAATCTGGCTACCTTAGATCTCTCTTCCAACAAATTAAATG GTTCAATACCATCCATCATTGGGAATCTATCAAATCTGGGGTTCTTATATCTATCTTCCAACAAATTAAATGGTGAGCTCCCATCCTCCATCTGCAGCTTGTCATCCCTTGcttatcttcttctctcgaataATACCTTGGAAGGAAGACTGCCACAATGCTTCGGAAACTTCAGCAGATCATTGATCATCTTTCACCTAAACATGAATCACCTTAGTGGCCTCATTCCATCTACCTTTTCTAAGAATTGTAGTCTTATTTCCATCAATTTGGGTAATAACAAATTCCACGGACAATTACCTAAATCCTTAGTCAATTGCCGAAGTCTAGAAGGCCTCGACGTTGGAAATAATAGAATACAGGATGAATTTCCCTTTTGGATGGAACGCCTACGCAAGCTTCGGGTGCTAGTGTTGAGGTCTAACAAGTTTGGTGGTAACATGTCGCTTCCTTCGCGAACCAAGTTTCCATTTCCAAGGTTGCAAGTGTTTGATGTATCCCATAATGAATTTCTAGGCTCTCTACCTCAAACATATATCAACAATTTCATAGCAATGATTGAGCCAGTAGAAATTGATTATGATGAGTTTCTAAGGTACGTGGAGATGAGGCTCAACTTGAAAGGTCGGGATCAGTTAATTAAGAGACTATTGAATACCTTCACAACAATTGATCTGTCCTCCAATAGATTCTTTGGAAATATTCCAGCTTCCATAGGAAATCTTAAGGTTCTCAAATACTTGAACCTGTCACACAATAGCCTCACAGGACATATACCTTCATCTCTTGGAAACTTGAGTGAACTCGAATCGTTGGACTTGTCAACAAATAAACTGGATGGAGAAATTCCGAGTGAACTGGCAAGGTTGACATTTCTTGCGAAATTAAACCTTTCAATAAACAATCTTGTTGGGCAAATACCGCGATCCAATCAGTTTTCCACATTTGAGAATGATTCATATATGGGAAACTTGGGATTGTGTGGACTTCCGTTGACGAGAAAATGCAAAGAGGATGATAGGGAATTGATGCAGTTTGCAGAAGAAGAGGGTGAAGATGAATATGAATTCATCGATGGATTTGGTTGGCGATGTGTTGTGATGGGATATGGAAGTGGGTTCGTAGTTGGGATTGGAATTGGTTACATGATTATAAGAAGTGGAAGGCCAAGATGGTTAGTGGAATTCTTTTTTGGGATTGGTTATACATATAAGACAAAGAAGAGACGCAAAAGAGTTGCACTAACACGCAGGGGAATTTGA